TTTTAATGTATTTGAAATACATTCCACCTTGCATGGTCAAATGCATTCCGCCTGGCATGTGCTGACAACTGTCGTGGTGTTTATTCCCAATAAGACATCCAGTTAACAAACTGAAGTAACCACTGCAACATTTGTCCCTTTTACACGCAATCACAGATTCACAATAGAGTAAAACCACTGAACTGAACAGCACCTCAACAAACAgtacttgattttgaatcatttctACGGAGAGCACTATGCAGGTATGCACTAACTCTCAACTCAATCTGCTTACTATAAACAAATGAGTATGCCCATACAAGGAAACCATGAACAGTAATTTTTAAATAGGATTACTAAATTGCGTTGGTCTATACTGGGTACATGCCTGGTACCGCATCATCACTCTCAGGCAAGTGATACTGCATAGATCATGCGTGTCTGGAATATGTTGCCAAAGGTAACTCGTCTAGACGAATTTGCTTAACTAAGAGCAGACCAGTTACAAAGCAATTTCATGTATTCTCAAAGTTCTAAAAGAAGGCTAACTGAGAGAGAGAAAATACTGTGGCTCTGAGTTATCCCAAGCTTCAACCTTCGTAATGCTAGAAAGCTGGCAAATATAGCTATGCTGAACCAACCTACTACCAACCTAACAGAGTACAACTTGAGGCTTCCCTTTAGCATGTATGGTCTAGGAGCAATTTTTTTTAATGGTCGTAGTGCAATTCCACCAACCTAACAGAGTAATTCTGCATAAATCCTCCCAATGGGTGTTATACTGGCCTTATGACCACATCACAACTTTCGCCCAAGTGACACCACATAGATAAAAAAAATAAAAcgaaggcaaaagctttgcctcatcatATTAATTAAGGAGTTTTACAGAAAGAACAAGGGCACACATACCAAACAATCAGGACTTAGCACCGGCAAAAGCCTGCTGCTAGATTTTTGAAAAGATCAAGCATACAGAATATCCAACTAACGGTGGGACTAGTTATGAAGCAACTTTTACAATGATCCTGGACAAGTGACGGTGCTAACTTCATTCTCAAACTCCCAAGAAGAGAACCAAGTGAATAAGAAAATGTGGCTCTGAGTGAGCCCAAACTTGATTCACCAAGAAAGCTGACAGATATATTTATTTAGATCCAACTCTACGAGATCAAAACTTAAGGCTTCATTTTAACAGGCATGGTCTATCAACAATTACTTGTCATAACGGAATTTCAAACGTCGTGGTTTACGTGACACAACTTGACGGATGAACACCAGGAGTGTGATGCAATGATCTTTGATAAAATAAGGTTACAACTTAGAACAGACTCATACAGTCGTACTTGTGCAAATTTACCATTCATATCCAAACAGAGAACACATTAACATGGAATTCGCTAGCAGATGAACATTACAGCAAGAGTGAAATCTGTTGGCTTACCATGTCGATGTCGACCTTGTAGACTGGTATCTTGGGGTACTGCCTGCTCATCTTCTCGATCACAGGTGCCATCGCCCGACCTGCAACACCAAACAACAGAATTGTAGCCCCCTCTAGTCACACACCCAAATCCCAATTCATGGCGCCGAGGCGGCACTTACACGGCCCGCACCAGACCGCCGTGTAGTAGAAGACGGCGGGGAGCTTCTCCACTGCAAAAGGCAAGGGCGACCACACCAACAATGTGAGAACGAAACTCGCGCACGCATCGTACTGCCAACAACAGTGTGAAGAATCGGTGGAAAAGCTGGAGCGAGAAGGGAGGGGATCGGCGCCGCACCTTGCACCTTGGCGTGGATGTCCTCGAAGGAGTCCGCCGAGCCGACGACCACCATGCTGGAATCGCCTGCGGGAGCCGGGAAAGAAACTGTCAGCGCCGGCACAGGGACACAGGGAAGCGAAGGatcggcggggaggaggaggcgtacCTGCGGATGAGGAGGAGAAGAGGCGGGGGAAGGCGGGGAAGGAGGGCGTCGGCGTCGGGGAGGATGAGGGACGGAGGAgagcggcggggctagggtttaggGCGGGGAGGCGGGGCTGGggcctgggggcggcggcgagggggaggaggaggcgagggagACGGCAGAGTCGGCGAGCCATGCCACGGATCGATCCCGCTGGGTAAAAGACGACTTTGCCCTTGTATAGCTTTGGGTAATGGGTACGGCAGGCCCATTAAGAATGGGAGCTATACGGGCCGAACGCGGCAGGTGGACTCTTGGGCCTCTCGTTCCAGCACAGGACGGTTAGTTTTTTTTCTCCCTCGATTTTTGTCTCAGATTTCCGCAGAGAAAAGCCCGAGGATTTCAGGAGCTCAGcgttaccctaaccctagctcgtcctcggcggcggcggacggcggtgaGAGCCGATCAGATCGTCAGGTAGCGATGCTAGCGCCGGTAGGAGGTGAAGGTACCACCAGATGCCCTCTGCTATTCATTTTCTATTTTGATTGATAAAAAAAAAGTGTTTGTCTGTTCGCTCACGGCATGTCTTGTCCATAATTTGGTGcctagtagaggcatagtagttTTTGGGCTCTTGAACTGTTTCTTGAAAGTTCCAGAGAATGACCAAGATAAAAGTGACCTTATCGGATTTGTACCTTTTTGCATTAATTCTTGCTATTCTGATGTGTATTGAACCAACAGTACTAATGTTTCCAAGGTGGTAAAGCCCAAAAACTAAAGCAGATGCATAATGGTGAGTAAATCTCTATTTGCTTAGCAGTTGGGATCTCATAAATCTGCAGAAACACTAAAAGTCTGATGTCAAATTTTTAGGCATGACAAACTGATCTTTTTCATAACATTTGACTGAAGATGTTAGTTAACGCGTTATTGCTGAGCCGAAGAAGCTTAAGACGACCAAATGTTTGAGCAGTTACTCCATCAAACAATAATAAATGTTTATGCTCACAAACTGTGATTTTTTTTTGGTAGTTTGTTGAAACAAATACAACGATGCTATTCAGATGATTCCCGTTGTGTGCTGACATTGACAAACTTGGCGATTATGATCATCTGGCATCTTGTACCGCAAACATTTGCGTGATAAACTCCGACTTCTGAACGTAAATAGTAGAAATTCAAAGAATTTGAAAGTAAACAAATCAAACAAGTGTCTTGCAACCTGGCTTCCTATGTGTTGCCATCAAAACAAATGTGGCCTGTACCGACAATTTTCAGCATTATTAATGGGTCACGAAAAATATTCGGGAAAGAGCCGCCATGATTAGACTTTTTTTTCGTCCTTAGAGAGAAAAGAGTAGAGGCTACAGGTTAGCCCACAGTGAATGAGACCACGGGCTGCAGATGATGAATGGACTCTGGGCCTATCGATCCTACACTGCATGGTTCTTTTTCCATTTTAGAAAGAAAGAAGTATAGCCCCCCATCCATATCCTCTGAACTTTAAAACTGGATTAATTGCACCTTAGCTTTGTATAAAACCATTATAAATCCAATCCTGGGTAATATTGGGGGTATACCTGGCCATCGGCAACCCGGCCCGGACGGCCCGACCCGGCCCGGTCTTACCCGCGGGCTGGGCTTGGGCCTAAAAATTGAGACCGAAGGTCAGGTTAGGCGGGCCTAGGCCTGTCATATTTGTGCTTTACTGAAGAGGTCCGAGGCTCGAGGCCCGGCGGGCTTTTACATTGACCGGTTGGGCTTGGGTCTAGATTTTAGGCCCGATGgttgggccgggcttgggcctaggTTTTCTTCGTCGGGCTTTGTTCGGCCCAGCCCGAGGGATGGCTAGGTATAATTGGGGGGAATTCAAGGTGGGTTTCCAGTTTCCTTATGTCAAAGTGGGGAGTAACTTAAAGTAGTAACAtgcgtatgttactagtctaaggtactacctttagagcaactccaacacgcCGACCCAAACAAATACACACTTTGtttgctttttgtccgtttgggtcggctgcCCACTCGTCGTCCGACTGTGTCAGACCGGTGCACCCAACCGGCCGACCCAATTCTCGTCCATCACGAGCTTCCATCTCCGCCTCCATCTCGATCTTCTTCCTTTGCATCTCCATGTAGGGCATCATTTGCTCTTATTTGTCTTGCCGATGCTTCTCCTCCCTTGTATCATTTTGGGTGATCATGCCTTCCAAAGTTGCTTGCAAGGCAAATGACGCCGCACCACGCTTGTCCTCTTTTTGGGAGTGGTCTTTCCTCGTGGCCATGGCTTACGTCCCTCATCATGCTCCTCGGCGGCTTGCTCCCCTCCATTCTTCCCGAGGGCCGCATATTGCTCCTTGAATTTCTCGTCGCCTTTTATGATCATCAAACAATGGGTGAGGGTGAACGGCTTGTTTCCATGTTGGGCCTTGAAAGCTTCCAAAGCTTGGTATGCCTACAAATGAAAACACGAATGCATATTCAAATGGGCAGTGGACATGCATGCAAGCCTGAAAACAAACGTAAACGAAGATGAAGGAATGTATACCATGTCTTTGATGCCGAGGCCACTCAAGGGATGGCCGTTGATGCTTTGAAgggtggcacaaaacttgttgcactttTGTTGTATGACCCTCCAATGCTTCGAGAGGGACACCCACCCACACTTGCTCTCCATCTTGTATGGCGCGAACTTCTTGTGTTCATGAAATTGGCGATAAACTCTTAGCCAAAAGGTTGATGCCTTTTGCTTAGCGCCGATCTTGGGGTCTCGTCTAATATCGCTCCAACATTCACAAAGGAGTTAATCCCCATCCTTTGTGTATGCCTTCGTCTGAATATGTTGGCGCTTCTTGTTTGCATTGGCTTGGAATGTGAGCTCGTCGGCAAACAAAGGCTCCCCCTCGATGTCCACTTCATCTTCTACTTCCAGGCCATAGTCGTCCAGGAACTCATGGGCTTGTGGGGAAGTGCTACCCATGCCATCTTGGCTTTGCGTGAAGGGGTCGGCCGTGCCATCCACACCGCCCATGAAGGGGCCTCGGCCGTCTTGGCTTTGGGTCTCGTTGGGATCGTAGGCCGTGTCACCCACACCGCCCTCGAAGATGATGTTCTCCATGATGAAACGGTTGGTCATGTCATCGTTTGTGGTCGCTGGCATTGTGTCGAACAGGTTGCGGGCGTCAGGATGCATACCGGCGAGGATCTCGCGCGGGCGTTTCCTTTGGCCCCCAGTGAACAACCCGCCCGCCACAGGTGTTGCGTTGAGGTCGGTGGCCATGGGTGAGGGCTCGGTCATGGTCGGCGCGACCACGCTCACCTCCGGCGAACAATCCCCGGGAGAGGTGGAGAAACGGGAGGTTTGTGGGTGGGGATGAAAGTCGGGCGTCTGCGGCGTGGTGGACATGCGCAGCGACTCTGGCCATGGCGGACGAACAGCCGACGAGCCCGTGTTGGCCGGGGTTGTCAAATCCTAGTTCATATTGTACGATTTCTTTCTAAAGCCTAAAATAATGGACAGTTTCCATTGGCTGTGCCAATTGGATTTCACGGTATACTTTGCTTGTTACTAAAAAACTGGCTAGCTATTGTGTTTATACCATGGCAAGCTAAAATTTGATGACGTGTATATAGAAAAAAAACAATTGATAATATCGAAGCTTGTCAAATTGACAACTTTTTTAGAGGCCGGTCAATTTGGTATTCAACCGATAAATGGCATTTTTTTACTTGCCAGACATTGACATACGTACCAAATTTTGGTATTAAACCATGCATGCCATCAATTTGCACCGATAAAGGCCCTTGCTACGAAACCTCACTAAACACTACAACCTATATCCCGTCCTCGCCAGGCGGCGTGTGCCGATCGTCTTTTCAGGTAGCAATGTTGGCGCGGGCGTTTGCGCTGGTGAGGGGCAAAGGTACCCAATGCCCACCGCTAAATCGCTTCGTCCAGAGCTCCGGCGCTCTTCGCCGCCGCTTCCACACGCCGCCGCAGCAGTTTTACCGTCGGTCATCACTATCTGACTGTGCCTCCCAAGAGCAGCAGCCGCCACAAAATTACAGCACGGGAACTCCCCCTGCCTGTAGTACCATGCAGAACAATTCCTCCGCTAAGGAGAATGCAGCCGATTCTTGTCTTGAACCTACTGCAGACGATGATACTGCAGAGGTGAATTTTGATCAGAGGTTTGCGATACTGAGCAGCATAGGGGAGTGCACCAACGAGGACGACCTCAGGACGCTGCTGAAGAAGAAAACTACTCCTGTCTGCTACGTCTGGTGCGATCCCTCCCCATCGATGCACATAACCCAGGGCATCACGATGGCGATCAACGTGAACAAGCTGCTCGAAGCCGGCTGCAAGGTCAAGAtattcatggcgaactggttcgcTCTCACAAGCTACAACGTCAGTCTGAGAAAAGTCATTGACGTCTGCTCGT
The sequence above is drawn from the Triticum aestivum cultivar Chinese Spring chromosome 7A, IWGSC CS RefSeq v2.1, whole genome shotgun sequence genome and encodes:
- the LOC123149213 gene encoding thioredoxin O, mitochondrial isoform X1, which gives rise to MARRLCRLPRLLLPLAAAPRPQPRLPALNPSPAALLRPSSSPTPTPSFPAFPRLFSSSSAGDSSMVVVGSADSFEDIHAKVQVEKLPAVFYYTAVWCGPCRAMAPVIEKMSRQYPKIPVYKVDIDMEGLGTRLSNLKIFSVPTFHFYHKGEKSSEVVGADVKKLEAAMESLHKQQ
- the LOC123149213 gene encoding thioredoxin O, mitochondrial isoform X2 encodes the protein MARRLCRLPRLLLPLAAAPRPQPRLPALNPSPAALLRPSSSPTPTPSFPAFPRLFSSSSAGDSSMVVVGSADSFEDIHAKVQVEKLPAVFYYTAVWCGPCRAMAPVIEKMSRQYPKIPVYKVDIDMEGLGTRLSNLKIFSVPTFHFYHKGEKSSEVVGADVKKLEAAMESLHK